TAGATAAAATGTAACAAATGGCATTCTGAGTAGTCATATTAGTAACTATGCAGATATAATTATTGAGTCATGTAGAATTGCATAGATAAGACCCGGAACCATTTGCTCTAATACAAGTACTAATATCTATACATAGCCTGATTTAAAGCAATTACATAAATCAGGCAGCAGCAACTAATTAAAATATCATGGACAACAAGATCAGTACAACGGTTATCTATTACCTGATTGCTATATGCCTTGCTCTCGCTGCTAGCGGAACCTTGATAGTTGCTTTAGACTGGCCATTACTTGCTGAAATACCATTAGCTGCAGCTATATTCATTCATTTCACAGCTATTTCCAAGAGTTTATTTACTTTTTGGTCTCATCATCAGGAGCAGCTCATGGAAAGCCTCATTCACCGATTAAAATCAGCCGTATTTACTCTTGATCCCCAGGAAGAAGAAGTGAATGTGTAATCGGCTTGTTAAGCTGATTGTATATTGATCCTCTCTTTGCTTAGAATATAGGACCGATATTAAGCCCTTTTTGCTGACTACAAAGTACCTAATCTCAAACCCATCCGACCCGTTTCAACCGCTTACTTTTACGATGATTCCGCCTCTCCCACTTTGTCCTGAATGTTCTCTTTTTTAGACTTATTCAAAAAAATCAGCTTTTTCATCTCCTCTTTAAGCGATTCATAGTCTGACTGAGAACCGGCTTGTGATCGAAGGTATGAATAGTAAGCCAGTTTGCGATTGTATTTCAGGTAGGATGCGAATAGAAACTTTGTGAGCGGTAAAATACCAAATCCGCCTAACAGGATGAGGAATAATAGAATATTCGCATCTATACCATTCAAAAAGAACCCGGCGGCAATTAAAGCAAAGTTGCCCATCCAAAGGCTAAAAGAAGCTACCTCCGGGGACATACCGACATCCAACAGTTGGTGATGTGTGTGGTTACGGTCAGCCACAAAAGGACTTTTCCCTGACGCTACTCTTAGAGTAAACACCCTTAGGGTATCTACTATTGGAATGATCAAAAGAGAAATGGCAAAGATATGAGCATTTTCAATATACCAGCCTGAACTGACAACCGTACTGTTAGCTACCAAAAATTGTATTACTAAATAAGCCAGTATGAAACCTACCGCCATGGAACCCGTATCCCCCATAAATATTTTGGCCGGGTGCACATTATAAATCAAAAATCCGATCAACGCCCCGGAAAGAGAGAATGCCAGTACTGACAGGGCTACAAATCCGGTATACCAAAACCAAATTCCGAGAATGCTGGAAACCACAATACCAATGCCCCCCGCAAGCCCATCTATACCGTCAATGAGATTTATGGCATTAATTAAAGACACAAAAGCTAAAATGGTGATGCCAGCTCCGAGATACCAGGGAACCTGATAAATGCCTAGTATTCCTCCAAAATCAGTGAGCACAACTCCACCGCCAATCACAATTTCCGCAGCGGCTAGCAATTGAATTAAAAGCTTTTTATTAGGAGAAATGGTGAGTATATCATCTCTTATACCTACCAACAACAGTATAAATAAGCCGGCTACAAAGAAAGGATACGATTCCAGCGAAGCAGCACTGCCCCAGATGGAGAATGAAATCATAAAAGCAGCGAAAATGCCTATTCCACCAAGCGTGGGAACAACCTCTTTATGGATCTTTCGTTTCTTGTCCGGTTCATCCATCAACTTTTTAAGTTCGGCGATCTTAATAATGACCGGAATTGAAATGAAACAAATAATGACAGAAGTAAAAACTGCCGGAACCACTCTCATTAAAAATTCTATATTCATACTTCTCCTCTCCCCTCAAGAAGACACAATGCTCAACTTGAAACTATTGTCATCTCGTTAAATTATTTTTGAAACTAATCATACAAAGCTAACTCTCTTTTATTTCTCACTTGAAATTAAGGGAAATAATAAACTTAAAGAAATGCTAAGGCCACTATTATTACGAATTTATCCTAAAACAGGTTAGAATTTATTAATAGATTATAAATCTACTTAATATTACGTAGATGTTTCTAGGTAGATTACGAACCCTTGTTCGACTCGTAAATGGAAAAGGTATCTACCCATAAATCAATAACTTGATTCTTTGATTAATTAATTCTCTGAGTAACTCGGTGATTCTTTGTGTGTCTCCGTGATACAACTAACCTGAAGGCAATAAAATGTTTCCAAAAAAAGGAACATGCTAGAAAATTATTAGAGAGGTTTGATACGGCCTATATTAGAAAGAACTCATTTGTCTTTAAAAGCTGTACCACAGAGTTGCATAAAGAAGCACAAAGACTCACGAAGAAATAGATGGCTTAAGCGAAGCAGGCGACTACTAGTATATAGATTAAGTCTATTCCCTATCAACCGTCATAGGTCGTACCTAAATATTAAGACTGTACTTCAGACTTATAATACTCCTTATACCACTCAACAAAATTACGGATACCCTCTTTGACTTTTATCTGTGGCCTAAAGTCAATGTATTCAAACAAGTCTTCCACATCCGCCCAGGTCTTGGGTACGTCCCCGGGCTGCATGGGCATCATGTTCTTTTCGGCTTCCATGCCAAGCTGATTCTCAATTTCATGAATAAAGTCCATCAGGTGTACCGGACTGCTATTGCCGATATTGAATATACGGTAAGGGGCAAAACTGGTTGCGGGATCAGGATCATCCCCTGTCCAGTCAGGATTTGGGGTAGGTGGCTTAGGTATCAACCGCTTGATACCTTCCACGATGTCATCGATATAGGTAAAGTCGCGCTCCATATTCCCATGATTGAATACCTTGATAGGCTCATCGTTCAGCATGGCTTCCGTAAATAAAAACAGTGCCATATCCGGACGTCCCCATGGACCGTAAACCGTGAAGAATCGTAACCCGGTAGTGGGGATATCAAACAGGTTCGAATAGGTATGGGCCATCAGCTCGTTAGACTTCTTACTTGCGGCATACAGGCTCATGGGATGGTCTACGTTGTCACTCGTAGCAAAAGGCATGCTGGTATTGGCGCCGTAGACCGAGCTGGAGGAAGCGTAAATAAAATGCTCGACCGGATGATGCCTGGCGGCTTCCAGCAAATTTAGAAATCCGGTAATATTGCTATCAATATATCGATAGGGATCCTCCAGGCTGTAACGAACACCGGCTTGGGCGGCAAGGTTGATTACCACATCAAATCCGTTATCGGCAAATAAATCGTCAATTACCGCCTTATTCTCTAGATCTGTTTTAATGAATTGCAGATTCTCATGAGTTTTACTTGGTACGGGTTTATCTTCAATTATACTCCCTTTCTTAATTCCCAGTTGAGTCAACCGGTCATACTTAAGATCGGTGGAGTAATAGTCATTAATATTATCAAGACCAATCACCCTATAACCTTCTTTAACCAGACGCTTAGTGAGATGAAAACCTATAAATCCGGCTACACCTGTTGCGAGAATATTTTTCATGACAATTATTTATAAATATGTTTACTAACTATTAAAATACCTTTTAGATTTTGAGTAACTACTAGATAGCAAGCTGCGAAGATAATAGACATTACAGCAATAAGAAAAGATTGAATAATTGTTCTTGAAATTACATGTAAAATGGTTAGTCAACCAAGATCTGTTTGCTTCCAGTTATTTTTCCATTAGTCTTCCGAACATCTTTATAAGAATAGGTAGGAACAATTGATTTTAATAGTCTTCTGATTGAATTTTCATTACCCTCCTCTATAAACAAATCAAATATTTCATCAATTTTCTCCTCAAGTTCTTCGTGAGTAAATTGTCTGCTACATATTGCTTTAAAAATTTCTTTATGCTCTGTATCCATGACTCCTTCTTCCGCATTTAGAAGTTCCTCATAAAGCTTTTCCCCTGGCCGCAATCCGCTAATTTCAATTTCAATATCTTTATCCGGTTCCAAATTATGTAAGCGAATAAGATCTTTTGCCATATCCATAATCTTGACCGGTTCTCCCATATCCAGAACAAATACCTCCCCTCCGGATCCCATAGATCCGGCTTGCATGACCAGCAATACTGCTTCCGGAATGGTCATAAAATAGCGTTTCATCTCAGGATCAGTAACTGTAATGGGTCCGCCTCTTTTAATCTGTTCAATGAAGAGTGGAACTACCGACCCCCTGGAACCCAACACATTGCCGAAGCGTACCGACACGAATTTTGTTGTAAAGTTCTCATTATAGGCCATGCAAATTTCCTCAGCTACACGCTTAGTTGCACCCATAACATTGGTTGGGTTAACAGCTTTATCAGTGGAAACCATAATAAACTTTTCTACTTGATGCTTACAGGCTAGGGAAGCTATGGTTTGAGTTCCTCCCACGTTAACTTTGATGGCTTCCTCAGGAAAACTTTCCATCATAGGTACATGCTTATAAGCAGCGGCATGAAAGATAACCTGTGGTTTGTATCTTGCTAGTAGCTGATTCATTTTTTGGTAATCTGCTACACTGGCTACACAGGGAATGACTTCTGTTTCCCTCCCCTTAAATTCATTCTCTATATGAAACAGCTCTGTTTCATCAACATCCAGGGCAATTAACATGGAAGGCCTCAAATTGGCACATTGCCGTACCAGTTCACTGCCAATAGATCCCCCGCCACCAGTAACCATGACTGTCTTACCGTCAATACTGGCTTTAATAGTATCCATATCAATCTTTACCGGCTCCCTGCCAAGGACGTCTTCAATGCTGATATCCCGAATATGTTCGAAACCCACAGGATCATCCGTCAGTGAGTGAAAAGAAGGTAAAATCTTGATAATAAGATCCGGCTTAAATTCTTTTATTTGATCGATAATTCCTTTTAAATTCTTCTTTGGATACTCAGGAAATGCGACAATCAGCTGCTCCACCGGATTCTTCTTGATATACTCAATCATTTCATCTTTGCCCCCTAAAATCTTAACACCGTGAAGAGACAGACCTGACATTACCCTATCATCAAAAATTGCGTGAACAGAAAAATTCCATTGCTCATTTTTTATAATATCACGCAGTATCTGTTCTCCCTCACTTTTTCCTCCAAAAATGACCGTGTACTTCGTTTCTTTTTTAGGCGAATCAACCAGTTCAAAATACATCCTTTTGCTGATTCGAAAACCTCCGATAAACAGAATTGCTGTTATCGCTACAAGAACTGTAAAAGCAATCTCAAAGTTACCTATTGTAAAAAATGCAGAGGCAATACCTAGAGAACCAAGTCCACCAATTGTTATCCCACAAATAATTCGTACCAGATCTCTCAAGCTGACATATCTCCAGGTGGCCTTATACATACGAAAGGCTGTCAAACCAACAATGATTGATGCAGTAATAATGGAAGTATGTAAGATAGGAAATGGCCTCTCTGCCCCGCTAAATGGTGAAAGGGTTAGAAAAGCAATAATGGAGGCAAGCAGCAAAGAGACAGAGTCTCCCAGTAAAAAGAAAATCCCCCTGGTAAACCGGTTGATATACTTAGAATACCGGTACTCATCCTTATATGTTTCCAAATCCACTTTTTTCTGACTCATATCACTCAATGAAGTAAAACCAATTCAAGTCAACGAAGGGAAGCCAAAACCCAAATTTATATCGTCGTTAACTATTGAATACCAGTGTGTTACTGCGACAAACGATGCCTAATTTATCTCTATTAATAGTGTAAAGGTATTAAATATCAAAAGAAATAAAGATTACAATGTTATAATGGAACACAGGCTACACTGATGGGATAGATCTTCATTGAAAGTATATTTGTACACTTTTAGATCTGCTTCACCCGTGTTCCACGATATCATTTTATATCAACGATTCAATATTTTTTTTATAGCTGAAACAACCCGCTCTCTATCATAATCCGTCATGTTACTTCCTGATGGTAGGCAGAGCCCGTATTCAAAAAGGGCATCCGACACCCCATTTCCATAATGTGGCGCATCTTCATATAGGGGTTGCAGGTGCATGGGCTTCCATAACGGTCTCGATTCGATATTTTGCTCCTCTAGAGCCTGTCGGATATCCTCTCTTGTTACACCTCCTGTCTCCTTAGGATTGACAAGGACAGTAGTGAGCCATCTATTGCTTTTATAATTCTCAGGCTCCTTCAAAAAATAAATTCCAGATTTAGAAGAATTCTGAATGCGGAATTCTGAATTCTGAATTCCGCATTCTAACCATTCCCCATTCAATTCCTCAAAATAAAAATAATGATTCGCCCTCCTCGCCTCTACCCTCTCTTCCAGCACCTTCATCTGTCCACGTCCGATCCCGGCTACGATATTGCTCATGCGGTAATTGTAGCCCAACTCAGAATGCTGGTAATGCGGAGCATCATCACGCGCCTGGGTAGCCAGAAAGCGGGCCTTTTTGATAAGCTTTTCATCATCACTTAAAAGCGCTCCGCCTCCAGAAGTAGTAATAATTTTGTTTCCATTGAAAGACAAGACAGATAGTTTCCCAAAGGTACCGCACCTTCGACCATCAATAGAAGAACCCAATGCCTCCGCTGCATCCTCGATCACCGGGATATCATACTTCTCTCCGATCTCCAGAATCCGCTCTATTTTCGCCGGCATGCCATACAAATGCACTACCACAATCGCCTTCGGCTTTTTCCAATTTTTCATACGATCATCAATTGCTGCTTCCAACAACTCCGGATCCATATTCCAGGTCTCCGGTTCCGAATCAATAAATACAGGAGTGGCTCCCTGGTAGCGAATCGGATTGGCCGTCGCCGCAAAAGTAAAAGACTGGCAGATCACCTCATCCCCCGTCTCCACGCCGCATAGCATCAGTGCCAGGTGGACAGCTGCCGTACCGGAAGTTACCACCGCCGCATGCTCACGTCCTGTATAACGTTGTAGGTCCTCTTCAAAGCCATTCACATTGTCTCCCAAGGGGGCAATCCAATTTTTCTCGAAGGCGTCATGGATATAGTTAAGTTCCTCACCGCCCATGTGGGGTGAGGAGAGGTAGATGCGGGGTTTTGTCATAAGCATTTTTAAGAATTAATACTAAAGCTAGTACAATAATTGTCTGAACTAAATTGTAAAAGAAGACGAATCTGATCATTAAATATCATTAGGTTCAATAATTATTGGTATAGAGAGTGGTTTAATGACATAATTAATTTTCCATCAAGAATTTTGTCAACAATTCAATTTCCCTATTCGATAGTTTAACTCTTTCCATGCTTGTACCGGAAAAGGTATTTTGTGGAGAATTGAGATATTGTTTAAGTAACTTTTCATCCCATACCTCATTACTACTTTTAAGGGTGTTTGAATAATTAAAATCTTCAAGTGACCCAACTTGGCGATTGGCTAAATAATTCAAACTTGGCCCAATCATAGAGCTACCTCCCAATGAATGGCACATTGAGCAGGATCTTTCAAATATCAAGGCAGCCTTGCTATTATCGGTGACATCGTTATTTTCGGCGCTATTTTTAAGCTTAGTAAATCCACGAGCAATCTCATTATTCTTAAGAAATGTATCCATATTGAACTCTTCAAAGATTGGACCAGCATCATCTATGTGTACTAAATAATTGTCATCCGTTCGTAGAAGTAGAGATTCATCATGCAATTGAACGATATTTCTTATTCGATGACCTAATTCAATTACTTCGTCATAGACAATCCGGGAATTATCGGAATCCGGTCTTAGTCTATGTATACTCCTGTCTTTAAGAGAGGTAACTAAAAGATCTCCTTTCCATAATCGGAACTTCTCTCCTTCAATTCGAATCAGTTCAGAGGGTGCAATAGATCCAACCCAAGAATATATAGGTTTTGTAAATTGATTATGCCTCCCCTGGTTGTCAGACAAAGGCCAGGCCTCATTACTATAGTGTATTCCATATGTCACTTCGGGCCATCCATAGTTCTGATCTTCCCGAATGATATTTAATTCATCTCCTCCTGCAGGCCCATGCTCTGTTGACCAAAGGGTGCCATTAGCATCTTTGTATATTCCCTGAGCATTTCGTGAACCTATAGCAAAATTACTAAGTTCATAAGTTTTTGTATTTATGAGAATAAACTTGCCGTACGATTTGTCTTCGTCCTGGGCATAGGCTTCTTTATCATATCCATCATAAAAATGATCCCCTTCCGAGAGTAACAAATGATTGTCATCGTAACGAATGATCTTTCCCCCGGATATATGCCCACCAAAAACCCATCTGTTATGACCAGTGTCTGTCTTTATGATATCATCATCCGGATACAAGCAAGGTATAGAATTGTAAATTTCTTCCCAGTTATTTTGGGTTACAATTTTATTACCTGATTTATAGAGGGAAATTTGACTTAATTTGGATCTAAAACACTCCCCGTTATAAAAGTGATGGGAAACAAAAAGCTTGATTTCATCTTCACCTTTCATTTCGGCATAGGTTCCTTTTACCCTGACTTTAGTATGCTCGAAATCCTCCCTATCCAACCAGCCATCTGCTTTAAGCAGGTCTAGGCCCAGGTAAATGTCAGGAACTGCAACGTCAATCTTTTCGAAATTCTCAAAATCAAATGCGATTAGTTCCCCAACACGATTCACTATTAGAACATTAGTCCCCACGGTTGTCATGCTCCCACCACTAGTCTGATCCTCCGGCAGATACATTTTATTTACATGTAGCCTTTGCATGGCGGTATAAATAAAATTATCCGACTTCTTCAAAACCTCTTCCTTGCTCTCAGTCAAACTCTTTAAAAGTTTAAACGGGAATACTTCATACCTGCCAATGCTGAAACCATAAATCAAAAACGCCCCGGCAACTGCAATGTATATGATGAGGCGCAACAAAAACTTGCCGTCTTTATCCATAAATTAGATTTGTGATGTCTTTTAAAAAAATAAGTATTCTTACCTATGATTAAGAGGCCGACTGCCAAATTGGTATTAATCTACAAATCTCAGGTATTGCCTTTAATTATATTTTTTTAAGCTACTCTTAAGAAACCTTTGTTTGATATTGCCATTAAAACATTCAGTACAATTTCAGTAAATCATAAAATAGCAGTTATAATCCTGTGAATATCTTTTTTTGACAATGAGATAGGGTGATTACCAAGACGTTCTTCATTTATATGCTTAACAATTATTGAAGGATTAACTGTGTTTGAAGTAAGCTTATTTAATTTCGTTTCCAGACCTATGTTCTCCATAACCTTTTGAAATGTATCCCGACAAGCTTCCGCACTGTTGCATTGCATAAGCTCAAACAGGTCTTTCATAGCTTGCATTAAACCGTTATCGGTTTTATCAAAAGCACGTTTGGTATTTATCAAGAAAAACTCTCCCAGTGTCAATGCTACAGCATGACCGTGCGGGATTCCGTAAAAAGTGGTGAAGGCATACGAAATTGCATGCGGGGCCGTAGTTTTAGCAATATTAATTGCTTTTCCTGCTAGGTTCGCTCCCTTAGTTATGTTAGAACGTACCGCCGGATTGGGATCATTGACAGCTTTTACAAGGCTTCTTAAAATTAATTGAATTGCTTCGGAGGCATAAGCCCTGCTCTCATCGTTAGCTCTTTTTGCCCAATAAGACTCTATTCCCTGACATAACGCATCTATTCCTGAAACAGCCGTTTGATATGCTGACATCGAATAAGTCAGTTCGGGGTCCAGAATTACATAGTCAGGGAATAACCGGTCACTTGCAACAGAATATTTTTCACTATCCAAATATGCTACGGCAAAATGTGTCGCTTCACTCCCCGAACCTGAAGTGGTTGGAATTGCAAGTAATGGAGCTATTTTATGACTTACGCTTGTCTCTCCCCTAATTATTTGTTCAGCGTCATGCCGGTCAGTTGGTAAGACAGAAATAATTTTTGCCGTGTCTATAACGCTTCCGCCTCCGACGGCTATAATAAGATCGGGCTGATACTTTTTTATTAACTCAGCCCCCCGGACCAAATCATCAAACTTTGGGTTTTCACTAAATTCACTATGCCTGTAGTAGTCTAATCCGCCCAATAGCTTTTTAAATACCCCTGCGGCACCTGAAAGTTCAAACGATCTTTTCCCGCTTACCAGGAAAACTTTTTGCGGAGAAATGCTCTCGACGATCCTGCCAGCCTCCTCAATGGTGCCAGCTCCAATGAATTCATTTTGCATAGTTTCATTCGGTGCTTAAAAGCTTCATCAATTCCTTCTTATTCTCTACAGGTGTTCTATTAGGTCTTCCCAGGTTATTCCTTGCCCCCTTTTTGACTCTTATTTCAAATAGGGCTGGCCCGCCGATTTCTAAAAACCGTTCAAAATCTTTATCCAAATCGTCCTTTGTGGTTGCTGTGAAGGTGGTAAGATATCCTGCTCCTTCAGCTATTGTCGGGATTGATATGTTAAATCCAACCGTTGGTTGCCCGCCCACCGAATCATGAGCTCCATTATTCAGCACGATATGCTTGAAATTGGCAGGTGCGTTTTCACCAATAATACCCAAAGACCCCATATGCATGATAACAGAACCGTCACCATCCAAACAAAAAACATTCTGTTCGGTGTGCATTGCTATTCCTAAAGCAATTTGTGAACAGTGACCCATTGATCCAACTGTTAGAAAGTCATTTTGGTGGCCCTGCCCTTTTGCTTCCCGGTATTCATATACTTCTCTTGAAGGTTTTCCAGTGGTTGAAACAATGATGTCATCAGAACTAAGCTTGTCTAATACATATTCAATTGCATCTTCCCTACTAAGAGAATAACCGGAAGAAGTACCAGGCTGCAGACTATAAGGCTCAAAAGTATTTTTGCTAACCACTATCACCACAGGTCCATTGATTTTTTTAGCCTCTTTTGTTGCGTTTGTGACAAAATCTTCAATATTATCCGTTTCAGAGTTTAGCTGATAGAAAGGAATTTCTATAGCCCTTAATATTGAATTCTGAACCCTGCCTTGCTTTTTGTGCTGAGGCTCATCGGATACGCCCGGTTCTCCCCGCCAACCGATCATCAATAACATGGGAATGCTGTACACTTCCCGGTCCGCCAATGATAGCAGTGGATTGATTGTATTGCCCAAACCTGAATTTTGCAGGTACACAAAAGGCAAACTCCCGGTTGCCAAATGGTAGCCAGCTGCCAAGGCTACAGCAGCACCTTCATTTGCTGTTATCAGGTGCTGGCTATTTTCTGTATTATCGGTTAGGCATGCACAGAAATTTTTTAACAACGAATCAGGTACTCCGGTAAAGAAATTTACATCGTTACTCTTCAGCGCCTGAAAAAAAAGCTTGTTACTGATCATCTATTTGCCCCCGGGAATCAACGTCAAGATGTCCTTAATAGGCATCAGGTTTTCCCTGGCCTCGTATGACCTTTTATTAGTTAAAATAGTTTTAGCGGTATTGAGCATGGCCGGATAGGCACTTCTCAGCAATTGATTTGCATAAATAACCACATTAACTCCGGCATCAGCCAACTCATCTTCATAGATAGTATCGTAGGTTGAAGGTACGGCTACAAGCGGTACCCTGCGTTCAAAATTTTTGTATTCCTCACAAAAATCTAATATCTCTTTGGGAGAATCCTGCTTGGAATGTATCATAACCGCATCGACGCCGGCTTTAATATAAGCTTGTGCTCTTTCCAAGGCATCATCCAATCCCTGTTTCAGTATCAGACTTTCGATTCTTGATATAATCATAAAGTCCTGATTGACCTGCGCCCGCTTGCCTGCTCGTATTTTTTCGCAGAATCCCTCTATTGTATCCTGTTCCTGTGGCA
This is a stretch of genomic DNA from Halalkalibaculum roseum. It encodes these proteins:
- a CDS encoding MraY family glycosyltransferase translates to MNIEFLMRVVPAVFTSVIICFISIPVIIKIAELKKLMDEPDKKRKIHKEVVPTLGGIGIFAAFMISFSIWGSAASLESYPFFVAGLFILLLVGIRDDILTISPNKKLLIQLLAAAEIVIGGGVVLTDFGGILGIYQVPWYLGAGITILAFVSLINAINLIDGIDGLAGGIGIVVSSILGIWFWYTGFVALSVLAFSLSGALIGFLIYNVHPAKIFMGDTGSMAVGFILAYLVIQFLVANSTVVSSGWYIENAHIFAISLLIIPIVDTLRVFTLRVASGKSPFVADRNHTHHQLLDVGMSPEVASFSLWMGNFALIAAGFFLNGIDANILLFLILLGGFGILPLTKFLFASYLKYNRKLAYYSYLRSQAGSQSDYESLKEEMKKLIFLNKSKKENIQDKVGEAESS
- a CDS encoding NAD-dependent epimerase, whose product is MKNILATGVAGFIGFHLTKRLVKEGYRVIGLDNINDYYSTDLKYDRLTQLGIKKGSIIEDKPVPSKTHENLQFIKTDLENKAVIDDLFADNGFDVVINLAAQAGVRYSLEDPYRYIDSNITGFLNLLEAARHHPVEHFIYASSSSVYGANTSMPFATSDNVDHPMSLYAASKKSNELMAHTYSNLFDIPTTGLRFFTVYGPWGRPDMALFLFTEAMLNDEPIKVFNHGNMERDFTYIDDIVEGIKRLIPKPPTPNPDWTGDDPDPATSFAPYRIFNIGNSSPVHLMDFIHEIENQLGMEAEKNMMPMQPGDVPKTWADVEDLFEYIDFRPQIKVKEGIRNFVEWYKEYYKSEVQS
- a CDS encoding polysaccharide biosynthesis protein, which gives rise to MSQKKVDLETYKDEYRYSKYINRFTRGIFFLLGDSVSLLLASIIAFLTLSPFSGAERPFPILHTSIITASIIVGLTAFRMYKATWRYVSLRDLVRIICGITIGGLGSLGIASAFFTIGNFEIAFTVLVAITAILFIGGFRISKRMYFELVDSPKKETKYTVIFGGKSEGEQILRDIIKNEQWNFSVHAIFDDRVMSGLSLHGVKILGGKDEMIEYIKKNPVEQLIVAFPEYPKKNLKGIIDQIKEFKPDLIIKILPSFHSLTDDPVGFEHIRDISIEDVLGREPVKIDMDTIKASIDGKTVMVTGGGGSIGSELVRQCANLRPSMLIALDVDETELFHIENEFKGRETEVIPCVASVADYQKMNQLLARYKPQVIFHAAAYKHVPMMESFPEEAIKVNVGGTQTIASLACKHQVEKFIMVSTDKAVNPTNVMGATKRVAEEICMAYNENFTTKFVSVRFGNVLGSRGSVVPLFIEQIKRGGPITVTDPEMKRYFMTIPEAVLLVMQAGSMGSGGEVFVLDMGEPVKIMDMAKDLIRLHNLEPDKDIEIEISGLRPGEKLYEELLNAEEGVMDTEHKEIFKAICSRQFTHEELEEKIDEIFDLFIEEGNENSIRRLLKSIVPTYSYKDVRKTNGKITGSKQILVD
- a CDS encoding DegT/DnrJ/EryC1/StrS family aminotransferase; amino-acid sequence: MTKPRIYLSSPHMGGEELNYIHDAFEKNWIAPLGDNVNGFEEDLQRYTGREHAAVVTSGTAAVHLALMLCGVETGDEVICQSFTFAATANPIRYQGATPVFIDSEPETWNMDPELLEAAIDDRMKNWKKPKAIVVVHLYGMPAKIERILEIGEKYDIPVIEDAAEALGSSIDGRRCGTFGKLSVLSFNGNKIITTSGGGALLSDDEKLIKKARFLATQARDDAPHYQHSELGYNYRMSNIVAGIGRGQMKVLEERVEARRANHYFYFEELNGEWLECGIQNSEFRIQNSSKSGIYFLKEPENYKSNRWLTTVLVNPKETGGVTREDIRQALEEQNIESRPLWKPMHLQPLYEDAPHYGNGVSDALFEYGLCLPSGSNMTDYDRERVVSAIKKILNR
- a CDS encoding PQQ-dependent sugar dehydrogenase is translated as MDKDGKFLLRLIIYIAVAGAFLIYGFSIGRYEVFPFKLLKSLTESKEEVLKKSDNFIYTAMQRLHVNKMYLPEDQTSGGSMTTVGTNVLIVNRVGELIAFDFENFEKIDVAVPDIYLGLDLLKADGWLDREDFEHTKVRVKGTYAEMKGEDEIKLFVSHHFYNGECFRSKLSQISLYKSGNKIVTQNNWEEIYNSIPCLYPDDDIIKTDTGHNRWVFGGHISGGKIIRYDDNHLLLSEGDHFYDGYDKEAYAQDEDKSYGKFILINTKTYELSNFAIGSRNAQGIYKDANGTLWSTEHGPAGGDELNIIREDQNYGWPEVTYGIHYSNEAWPLSDNQGRHNQFTKPIYSWVGSIAPSELIRIEGEKFRLWKGDLLVTSLKDRSIHRLRPDSDNSRIVYDEVIELGHRIRNIVQLHDESLLLRTDDNYLVHIDDAGPIFEEFNMDTFLKNNEIARGFTKLKNSAENNDVTDNSKAALIFERSCSMCHSLGGSSMIGPSLNYLANRQVGSLEDFNYSNTLKSSNEVWDEKLLKQYLNSPQNTFSGTSMERVKLSNREIELLTKFLMEN
- a CDS encoding phosphonoacetaldehyde reductase, yielding MQNEFIGAGTIEEAGRIVESISPQKVFLVSGKRSFELSGAAGVFKKLLGGLDYYRHSEFSENPKFDDLVRGAELIKKYQPDLIIAVGGGSVIDTAKIISVLPTDRHDAEQIIRGETSVSHKIAPLLAIPTTSGSGSEATHFAVAYLDSEKYSVASDRLFPDYVILDPELTYSMSAYQTAVSGIDALCQGIESYWAKRANDESRAYASEAIQLILRSLVKAVNDPNPAVRSNITKGANLAGKAINIAKTTAPHAISYAFTTFYGIPHGHAVALTLGEFFLINTKRAFDKTDNGLMQAMKDLFELMQCNSAEACRDTFQKVMENIGLETKLNKLTSNTVNPSIIVKHINEERLGNHPISLSKKDIHRIITAIL
- the aepY gene encoding phosphonopyruvate decarboxylase codes for the protein MISNKLFFQALKSNDVNFFTGVPDSLLKNFCACLTDNTENSQHLITANEGAAVALAAGYHLATGSLPFVYLQNSGLGNTINPLLSLADREVYSIPMLLMIGWRGEPGVSDEPQHKKQGRVQNSILRAIEIPFYQLNSETDNIEDFVTNATKEAKKINGPVVIVVSKNTFEPYSLQPGTSSGYSLSREDAIEYVLDKLSSDDIIVSTTGKPSREVYEYREAKGQGHQNDFLTVGSMGHCSQIALGIAMHTEQNVFCLDGDGSVIMHMGSLGIIGENAPANFKHIVLNNGAHDSVGGQPTVGFNISIPTIAEGAGYLTTFTATTKDDLDKDFERFLEIGGPALFEIRVKKGARNNLGRPNRTPVENKKELMKLLSTE